One part of the Malus sylvestris chromosome 2, drMalSylv7.2, whole genome shotgun sequence genome encodes these proteins:
- the LOC126604539 gene encoding protein GRAVITROPIC IN THE LIGHT 1-like: MSEMDDGTSKPPQISEMFQKFALAFKTKTFEFFAEEEADDADSFALLDSAEEVITDQKVVVIKPDTAAANCNAPEIEVTPEKQISSETQLKKSEVLAVSKPLSRTRIRPMNTQMTQTLISSIFATVSSFEASYLQLQTAHVPFVEENVTAADRALVSHLQRLSEFKQFYRYFCTSWDSSSNLPIGSCLEAQVQENQSKLRTLGTMSNSLQTEIDQRDNEVTGLRKKLGEIQKSNVNLSKRLSATLNSSCEVLLSVRVFDSFLHDACRLTRRLTKILITLMEKAEWDLDLAANLVHPDVDYVKRAHNRYTFLSYVYLGMFKGFDSKGFGLDEEEVSCNGHGPDVDKKNASLKQLLEHASSNPMELLSRNQNCEFSRFCESKYQEIIHPTMESSIFSNLDQNQVVLSSWRSLSVFYESFISMASSIWMLQKLAYSFDPAVEIFQVERGVDFSMVFMEDVTRRLLLPGKARTKVGFTVVPGFKIGRTVIQSQVYLTGLKCTE; the protein is encoded by the coding sequence atGTCTGAAATGGACGACGGCACGTCGAAGCCTCCACAAATCTccgaaatgtttcagaaattcgCTCTGGCTTTCAAGACCAAGACGTTCGAGTTCTTCGCCGAGGAGGAAGCCGACGACGCCGACAGCTTCGCGCTGCTCGACTCTGCCGAAGAGGTCATCACGGACCAGAAGGTCGTCGTTATTAAACCGGACACGGCGGCGGCGAACTGCAACGCTCCGGAGATAGAGGTGACGCCGGAAAAGCAGATTTCGAGCGAGACCCAGCTGAAAAAATCGGAGGTTTTGGCGGTTTCGAAGCCTTTGAGCCGGACCCGGATACGACCCATGAATACCCAGATGACCCAAACTCTGATTTCGTCCATTTTTGCCACTGTTTCGTCGTTTGAAGCTTCTTACCTGCAATTGCAGACTGCCCATGTGCCCTTTGTGGAAGAAAATGTGACCGCGGCTGATCGAGCTCTCGTCTCTCACCTCCAGAGGCTCTCGGAATTCAAGCAGTTTTACAGATATTTTTGTACGAGTTGGGATTCGAGTTCTAATTTGCCAATCGGGTCCTGCTTGGAAGCTCAGGTGCAGGAGAATCAGAGCAAGCTCAGGACTTTGGGAACAATGTCGAACAGCTTGCAGACAGAGATAGATCAAAGGGACAATGAAGTTACGGGCCTGCGGAAAAAATTGGGTGAGATTCAAAAGTCTAATGTGAATTTGTCTAAGAGGTTATCCGCTACTTTGAATTCGTCTTGTGAAGTTTTGTTGTCAGTTAGAGTTTTCGATTCATTTTTGCATGATGCTTGTAGATTAACACGCAGATTGACTAAGATTTTGATAACTTTGATGGAGAAAGCTGAGTGGGATTTAGATTTGGCTGCTAATTTGGTTCATCCGGATGTTGATTATGTTAAAAGAGCGCATAATCGGTACACTTTCTTGTCATATGTTTATTTGGGAATGTTCAAAGGTTTCGATTCGAAAGGCTTTGGTTTGGATGAGGAAGAAGTTTCATGTAATGGGCACGGTCCGGATGTGGATAAGAAAAATGCTTCTCTCAAGCAGTTGCTTGAGCATGCGTCGAGCAATCCAATGGAGTTGTTAAGTAGGAATCAAAATTGTGAGTTTTCCAGATTTTGTGAGAGCAAGTATCAAGAGATCATCCACCCCACTATGGAATCTTCAATCTTTAGTAATCTGGATCAAAACCAAGTTGTGTTGAGTTCATGGAGGTCTCTGAGTGTATTCTATGAATCATTCATTAGCATGGCGAGTTCCATATGGATGCTCCAAAAGTTGGCATATTCTTTTGATCCGGCAGTTGAGATATTCCAAGTGGAAAGAGGTGTAGATTTTTCGATGGTTTTTATGGAAGATGTCACTAGGAGATTGTTGTTACCAGGTAAAGCCAGGACGAAAGTTGGGTTTACAGTGGTTCCGGGTTTTAAGATTGGGAGGACAGTAATTCAATCCCAGGTATATTTAACTGGGTTAAAATGTACAGAGTAG